From the Streptomyces nigrescens genome, one window contains:
- a CDS encoding protein kinase domain-containing protein, with product MTGMGVKPLSGDDPQRLGVYRMLGRLGSGGMGRIYLARSTVDGSLAAVKTLLAEGVVSDTDRRRFAREVTLARRIDSVHTARVRDADPDAELPWMAIEYIPAPALSELVRSAGRLPGSAVRWIAAGTAQALVILHDEGIVHRDVKPQNILLPLAGPRLIDFGISHANDITRTSLTLGTVAFTSPEQARAEPSTTASDVYSLGATLFYLAVGRPPYPETDDTIRLLTLVQRGALDLTGLPRELAPLIRPCLSAGPDERPEPADLLRQFLEELDRMPTSRRGERWLPQRWTALIGKYEAQGRALRKAGGAAAGGAQTPAADEWTQQVPPPEPTRVYTEERAARQKQEEQAARRKQEERAARQKQEERDRAEREQAARKARERKEAEERKRAQARARAAAQAAEKQRRERAERERQKRTDDARREQRRRAASAQTAAPASPKTPSSKMSSSSKTSPAPQPANSSSGGGCVWAVLLCIAFVVFLWKPWNAEDTAGSSSGTSSGTSSGTYSSGGTSSGASSGTYSSGGTSSGTSTSGSSGSGTSGSGSSGSGTSTSGTSGSGTSSSGTSGSGTSTSGGTGSRPPSPVDAAFAAVRAGDCLDAYQDGYGNWSRSAPVRVGCGAASAYLRVLRVARTGSCPSGGGRGSWWHGGVGSSSTNLCVERQFRNGQCFLAKAQGGRPGPANLLTAWNCSADRVPREFSYIMQVAAVLRASAGTGACPGEPGRYRYSWNVYDGRTMICAKVA from the coding sequence ATGACAGGTATGGGAGTCAAGCCGCTCAGCGGAGACGACCCGCAGCGGCTCGGCGTCTACCGGATGCTGGGGCGGCTCGGGTCGGGCGGCATGGGGCGGATCTATCTGGCGCGGTCCACGGTCGACGGGTCGCTGGCCGCGGTCAAGACGCTGCTCGCCGAGGGCGTCGTCAGCGATACCGACCGGCGGCGGTTCGCCCGCGAGGTGACGCTGGCCCGGCGGATCGACAGCGTCCATACGGCCAGGGTGCGCGACGCCGACCCGGACGCCGAACTGCCCTGGATGGCCATCGAGTACATACCGGCGCCCGCGCTGTCCGAGCTCGTCCGCAGCGCGGGGCGGCTGCCCGGCTCCGCGGTGCGCTGGATCGCGGCGGGCACCGCGCAGGCCCTGGTGATCCTGCACGACGAGGGCATCGTCCACCGGGACGTCAAACCCCAGAACATCCTGCTGCCGCTGGCCGGGCCCCGGCTCATCGACTTCGGCATCTCGCACGCCAACGACATCACGCGGACGTCGCTGACGCTGGGTACCGTCGCCTTCACCTCGCCGGAGCAGGCCCGTGCCGAGCCGTCCACCACGGCGTCCGATGTGTACTCGCTGGGCGCCACGCTCTTCTATCTGGCCGTCGGCCGCCCGCCGTACCCCGAAACCGACGACACGATCCGGCTGCTGACGCTCGTACAGCGCGGCGCACTCGATCTGACCGGGCTGCCCCGGGAACTGGCCCCGCTGATCCGCCCGTGTCTGTCCGCCGGTCCGGACGAGCGGCCCGAACCCGCCGATCTGCTGCGGCAGTTCCTGGAGGAACTCGACCGGATGCCGACCTCGCGGCGCGGCGAGCGCTGGCTGCCGCAGCGGTGGACCGCACTGATCGGGAAGTACGAGGCGCAGGGGCGGGCCTTACGGAAAGCCGGGGGCGCCGCAGCCGGGGGCGCGCAGACCCCCGCGGCCGACGAGTGGACGCAACAGGTCCCGCCGCCGGAGCCCACCCGCGTCTACACCGAGGAACGGGCCGCGCGGCAGAAGCAGGAAGAGCAGGCCGCGCGCCGGAAGCAGGAGGAGCGGGCGGCGCGGCAGAAGCAGGAGGAGCGGGACCGCGCCGAGCGGGAGCAGGCGGCGCGCAAGGCACGGGAGCGCAAGGAGGCGGAGGAGCGTAAGCGGGCGCAGGCCAGGGCGCGGGCGGCCGCGCAGGCCGCGGAGAAACAGCGGCGTGAACGCGCCGAGCGGGAGCGGCAGAAGCGCACCGACGACGCGCGGCGGGAGCAGCGGAGGCGGGCGGCCTCCGCACAGACCGCCGCGCCCGCGTCGCCCAAGACGCCGTCGTCCAAGATGTCGTCGTCATCCAAGACGTCGCCCGCCCCGCAGCCCGCCAACTCCTCGTCCGGCGGCGGCTGCGTCTGGGCGGTGCTCCTGTGCATCGCGTTCGTGGTCTTCCTCTGGAAGCCCTGGAACGCCGAGGACACCGCCGGCTCGTCGAGCGGTACGTCCAGCGGTACGTCCAGCGGTACGTATTCGAGCGGCGGGACGAGCTCGGGGGCGTCAAGCGGTACGTACTCAAGTGGCGGGACGAGTTCCGGTACATCCACGAGCGGCTCGTCGGGCTCCGGCACGTCCGGCTCCGGCTCGTCCGGCTCCGGGACGTCCACGAGTGGCACCTCAGGCTCAGGAACGTCGAGCTCCGGAACGTCAGGCTCCGGCACGTCCACCAGCGGTGGGACCGGTTCCCGTCCCCCCAGCCCGGTCGACGCGGCCTTCGCGGCCGTACGGGCCGGCGACTGCCTCGACGCGTACCAGGACGGGTACGGCAACTGGAGTCGTTCGGCGCCGGTGCGGGTCGGTTGCGGTGCGGCCAGTGCGTATCTGCGGGTGCTGCGGGTGGCCAGGACCGGGAGCTGCCCGTCCGGCGGCGGACGGGGCAGCTGGTGGCACGGCGGGGTGGGCTCCTCGTCCACCAACCTGTGTGTGGAGCGGCAGTTCCGTAACGGCCAGTGCTTCCTGGCCAAGGCCCAGGGCGGGCGCCCCGGGCCGGCGAACCTGCTCACCGCGTGGAACTGCAGCGCCGACCGGGTGCCCCGGGAGTTCAGCTACATCATGCAGGTCGCGGCCGTCCTGCGGGCCTCGGCGGGCACCGGCGCCTGCCCGGGGGAGCCGGGGCGCTACCGCTACTCGTGGAACGTGTACGACGGGAGGACCATGATCTGCGCCAAGGTCGCCTGA
- a CDS encoding copper homeostasis protein CutC, which produces MSKRALLEVIALGPQDAVAAEAGGADRLELVTDMAADGLTPPRATFAAVRAAVGLPLRVMLRAADGFAAGDVAALCEEAEALRAEGAEEFVLGFLTPDGRPDLAAVAALTEVIDGCPWTFHRAIDRAADRDALRKELAGAAGAAGLDTYLTAGSAQGVDGGLPTLLAEQARTAAGEPGYAPRILVGGGLGLGHLPALRAAGLDAFHIGGAARPAGWSAPVEAAAVREWREALDLPVAQRV; this is translated from the coding sequence ATGAGCAAGCGCGCGCTGCTGGAGGTGATCGCGCTCGGCCCGCAGGACGCGGTCGCCGCCGAGGCCGGCGGGGCCGATCGGCTGGAGCTGGTGACGGACATGGCGGCCGACGGGCTCACCCCGCCCCGGGCCACGTTCGCGGCGGTCCGGGCGGCTGTCGGCCTTCCGCTGCGGGTCATGCTGCGGGCCGCCGACGGCTTCGCGGCCGGTGACGTGGCGGCGCTGTGCGAGGAGGCCGAGGCGCTGCGGGCGGAGGGTGCCGAGGAGTTCGTCCTCGGATTCCTCACGCCGGACGGGCGGCCCGATCTTGCTGCGGTGGCGGCGCTGACCGAGGTGATCGACGGCTGCCCGTGGACCTTCCACCGGGCCATCGACCGGGCGGCCGACCGGGACGCGCTGCGCAAGGAGCTGGCCGGGGCGGCCGGCGCCGCGGGGCTCGACACCTATCTGACGGCCGGGTCCGCGCAGGGGGTCGACGGGGGGCTGCCGACGCTGCTGGCGGAGCAGGCGCGTACGGCGGCGGGCGAGCCCGGGTACGCGCCGCGGATCCTGGTCGGCGGCGGACTCGGGCTCGGCCATCTGCCGGCGTTGCGGGCGGCCGGTCTCGACGCGTTCCACATCGGCGGCGCGGCCCGGCCCGCCGGGTGGTCGGCGCCGGTGGAGGCGGCGGCGGTCCGGGAGTGGCGGGAGGCGCTGGATCTGCCTGTCGCTCAGCGGGTCTGA
- a CDS encoding HD domain-containing protein: protein MTSVPRTADTTDPAPELRQRWADTVTAARGTKNPTAPDPAPYADNLLSRWREPQRRYHTVDHLAAVLFRIDELAEHADDLPTVQLAAWFHDAVYRPDRSENEERSAALAERALPELGVGAARTAEVARLVRLTVTHDPAPDDPDGEVLCDADLAVLAGSPDQYAAYAAAVRAEYAFVPDPDFTAGRAAVLTQLLSLPRLFRTPRGYDLWEHTARRNLSTELDLLRGA, encoded by the coding sequence ATGACCTCCGTGCCCCGTACGGCAGACACCACCGACCCGGCGCCGGAGCTGCGGCAGCGCTGGGCCGACACCGTCACCGCGGCCCGCGGCACCAAGAACCCCACGGCACCCGACCCCGCCCCGTACGCGGACAACCTCCTGTCCCGCTGGCGCGAACCCCAACGCCGCTACCACACCGTCGACCACCTGGCCGCGGTCCTGTTCCGCATCGACGAACTGGCCGAGCACGCCGACGACTTGCCCACCGTCCAGTTGGCAGCCTGGTTCCACGACGCCGTGTACCGCCCGGACCGCTCCGAGAACGAGGAGCGCAGTGCGGCCCTCGCCGAACGCGCACTGCCCGAGCTGGGCGTCGGCGCGGCCCGCACGGCCGAGGTCGCCCGCCTGGTGCGGCTCACCGTCACCCACGACCCGGCGCCCGACGACCCCGACGGCGAGGTGCTGTGCGACGCGGACCTCGCGGTGCTCGCCGGTTCCCCCGACCAGTACGCCGCTTACGCCGCCGCGGTCCGTGCCGAGTACGCGTTCGTCCCCGACCCCGATTTCACCGCGGGCCGCGCCGCCGTCCTCACCCAACTCCTCTCCCTGCCCCGCCTCTTCCGCACGCCCCGCGGCTACGACCTCTGGGAACACACCGCCCGCCGCAACCTCTCCACGGAACTGGATCTGCTGCGGGGGGCGTAG
- a CDS encoding Cmx/CmrA family chloramphenicol efflux MFS transporter: protein MPAQSDRSSLPIAVYVLGLSVFALGTSEFMLSGILQPLARDLNVSIPQAGLLVSAFAIGMVVGAPVLAAATLRLPRRTTLIALLAVFGLGQVAGALAPSYGVLFVSRIVSALACAGFWAVGAAVAVSLVPVTARARAMAVMVGGLSIANIAGVPAGALLGQHAGWRAAFWAVAGLAAIGLVGVIALVPRTAVPTGEDRPQLRRELTIYKDKQVWLALTATALNGAAVFALFSYLSPLLTDTAGLAESWVPTVLALFGVGALTGTFIGGRIADAHLFGTLFGGIAASTVVLAVLALTAHSAVAAIALSLMLGVTAFTTAPALNARMFNVANAAPTLAGATTTAAFNIGNTLGPWLGGLAIGAGWGYPSVAWTGAALAAAAVITTALAFRLHRATNQSRLVASSTTPAAQATATAQPAETAEAAETAEAAGTAKATGAAGHH from the coding sequence ATGCCCGCACAGTCCGACCGCTCAAGCCTGCCCATCGCCGTATACGTCCTCGGCCTGTCCGTCTTTGCTCTTGGCACGTCCGAGTTCATGCTCTCCGGCATCCTCCAGCCCCTCGCCCGCGACCTGAACGTCTCCATTCCGCAGGCCGGACTGCTGGTCTCGGCCTTCGCGATCGGCATGGTGGTCGGCGCCCCGGTGCTCGCCGCCGCCACGCTCCGGCTCCCGCGGCGGACGACACTGATCGCGCTGCTCGCCGTCTTCGGCCTCGGCCAGGTGGCGGGCGCGCTGGCGCCCTCCTACGGCGTGCTCTTCGTCTCGCGCATCGTGAGCGCACTGGCCTGTGCCGGATTCTGGGCGGTCGGCGCGGCGGTCGCCGTCTCGCTGGTGCCGGTGACCGCGCGGGCCCGCGCCATGGCCGTGATGGTCGGCGGCCTGAGCATCGCCAACATCGCGGGCGTCCCGGCCGGCGCACTGCTCGGCCAGCACGCCGGCTGGCGCGCCGCCTTCTGGGCCGTGGCCGGTCTGGCCGCGATCGGCCTGGTCGGCGTGATCGCGCTGGTGCCGCGTACGGCCGTGCCCACCGGCGAGGACCGTCCGCAGCTGCGCCGTGAGCTGACCATCTACAAGGACAAGCAGGTCTGGCTGGCCCTGACCGCCACGGCCCTGAACGGCGCCGCGGTCTTCGCGCTCTTCTCGTACCTCTCGCCGCTGCTGACCGACACCGCCGGCCTCGCCGAGAGCTGGGTACCGACGGTGCTGGCACTCTTCGGCGTCGGCGCGCTGACCGGCACCTTCATCGGCGGCCGGATCGCCGACGCCCACCTCTTCGGGACGCTCTTCGGCGGTATCGCCGCGTCCACCGTCGTGCTGGCCGTCCTGGCTCTCACCGCGCACAGCGCGGTCGCCGCCATCGCGCTCTCCCTGATGCTCGGGGTGACCGCGTTCACCACGGCCCCGGCCCTCAACGCCCGGATGTTCAACGTGGCGAACGCCGCGCCGACGCTGGCCGGAGCGACCACCACCGCCGCGTTCAACATCGGCAACACCCTCGGCCCCTGGCTCGGCGGGCTGGCCATCGGCGCGGGCTGGGGCTACCCGTCCGTGGCCTGGACCGGCGCCGCGCTGGCGGCGGCGGCCGTGATCACCACTGCCCTCGCGTTCCGACTGCACCGCGCGACGAACCAGTCCCGGCTGGTCGCCTCCTCCACCACCCCCGCCGCGCAGGCCACCGCAACGGCGCAGCCGGCGGAAACGGCCGAGGCTGCGGAGACGGCAGAGGCAGCAGGGACCGCGAAGGCGACGGGGGCGGCAGGGCACCACTGA
- a CDS encoding pyridoxamine 5'-phosphate oxidase family protein, with translation MSASEQGGQPATDLDPNYSSEGATATAWPAAVGGMTEAEIFWLTTVRPEGRPHVTPLLAVWSDGALHFCTGPGERKAKNLESNAHCVLTTSTAGGNDLHAGLDVVVEGDAVRVHDEPTLRRLADLYAEKYGSDWHFDVRDGAFYGEGNRAVVFRVEPVTAFGFGRGETYSQTRWTFDGRA, from the coding sequence ATGTCAGCCAGCGAACAGGGCGGACAACCGGCCACCGACCTCGACCCGAATTACAGCAGCGAGGGCGCCACGGCGACCGCATGGCCCGCGGCCGTCGGCGGGATGACCGAGGCGGAGATCTTCTGGCTCACCACCGTCCGGCCCGAAGGCCGCCCGCATGTCACCCCGCTGCTCGCCGTCTGGTCGGACGGTGCACTGCACTTCTGCACCGGCCCCGGCGAACGCAAGGCCAAGAACCTCGAATCCAACGCGCACTGTGTGCTGACGACCTCCACGGCCGGCGGCAACGACCTGCACGCGGGGCTCGATGTGGTCGTCGAGGGCGACGCGGTGCGGGTGCACGACGAGCCCACGCTGCGCCGGCTGGCCGATCTGTACGCCGAGAAGTACGGCAGCGACTGGCATTTCGACGTCCGCGACGGTGCGTTCTACGGAGAGGGTAACCGGGCCGTGGTCTTCCGGGTCGAGCCGGTCACGGCCTTCGGGTTCGGACGGGGCGAGACCTACAGCCAGACGCGATGGACGTTCGACGGCCGGGCATGA
- a CDS encoding DUF4031 domain-containing protein, protein MAIYIDPPTWPGHGRMWSHLVSDHSFDELHAFAAGIGAPRRAFERDHYDLPSERYGDAVRAGAVEVGSKELLRRLTAAGLRRPKHRPAPRTARRGAS, encoded by the coding sequence GTGGCTATCTACATCGATCCGCCCACCTGGCCGGGGCACGGCCGTATGTGGTCGCATCTGGTCAGCGACCACTCCTTCGACGAACTGCACGCCTTCGCGGCGGGGATCGGCGCGCCCCGGCGGGCGTTCGAGCGCGACCACTACGACCTGCCGTCGGAGCGGTACGGCGATGCGGTGCGTGCCGGTGCCGTGGAGGTCGGCTCCAAGGAGCTGCTGCGCCGGCTGACCGCCGCCGGTCTGCGCCGTCCCAAGCACCGGCCGGCGCCCCGTACGGCCCGTCGCGGCGCGTCGTAG
- a CDS encoding MurR/RpiR family transcriptional regulator, translating into MSSSVKETFKDVAVETRPAPAPPAPAALAAKVRTLAPTMTRSMQRVAETVASDPAGCAALTVTGLAERTGTSEATVVRTSRLLGYPGYRDLRLALAALAAQQAAGGAPAVTADIAVDDSLVDVVAKLAQEEQQCLADTAAALDVTQLEAAVTALSGARRIDVYGIGASNLVGQDLVQKLLRIGLIAHAHADPHLAVTNAVQMRTGDVALAITHSGRTTDVIEPLRVAFDHGATTIAITGRPDGEIAAYADHILTTSTARESELRPAAMSSRTSQLLVVDCLFIGVAQRTYETAAPALSASYEALAHRHSPRNNQR; encoded by the coding sequence GTGAGCAGTAGCGTGAAGGAAACTTTCAAGGACGTGGCCGTCGAGACCCGACCGGCCCCGGCCCCACCCGCCCCCGCGGCGCTGGCCGCCAAGGTCCGCACCCTCGCGCCGACGATGACCCGCTCCATGCAGCGGGTCGCGGAGACCGTCGCGAGCGACCCGGCCGGCTGCGCCGCCCTCACCGTCACCGGCCTCGCGGAGCGCACCGGCACCAGCGAGGCCACCGTCGTGCGGACGTCCCGGCTGCTCGGCTACCCGGGCTATCGCGATCTGCGCCTCGCCCTCGCCGCGCTCGCCGCCCAGCAGGCGGCCGGCGGCGCTCCCGCGGTGACCGCGGACATAGCGGTCGACGACTCCCTCGTCGATGTCGTCGCGAAGCTGGCGCAGGAAGAGCAGCAGTGCCTGGCCGACACCGCCGCCGCACTGGACGTCACTCAGCTCGAAGCCGCCGTCACCGCGCTCTCCGGGGCCCGCCGTATTGATGTGTACGGCATCGGGGCCTCCAATCTGGTCGGCCAGGACCTCGTCCAGAAGCTGCTGCGCATCGGCCTGATCGCGCATGCGCACGCGGACCCGCATCTGGCCGTGACGAACGCCGTGCAGATGCGCACCGGCGATGTCGCCCTCGCCATCACGCACTCCGGGCGGACCACCGATGTCATAGAGCCCCTGCGGGTGGCCTTCGACCACGGCGCGACGACGATCGCCATCACCGGCCGCCCGGACGGCGAGATCGCCGCGTACGCCGACCACATCCTGACCACGTCCACGGCCCGCGAGAGCGAGCTGCGCCCGGCCGCGATGTCGTCCCGCACGAGTCAGCTGCTGGTCGTGGACTGCCTGTTCATAGGCGTCGCGCAGCGTACGTACGAGACCGCGGCCCCCGCGCTGTCCGCCTCCTACGAGGCCCTCGCCCACCGCCACTCGCCGCGGAACAACCAGCGCTGA
- the murQ gene encoding N-acetylmuramic acid 6-phosphate etherase, with the protein MTSTADHAHLRAQLDTLTTEAFRPELAEIDRRSTLEIARTMNDEDATVPAAVARRLPEIAAAIDATAARMARGGRLIYAGAGTAGRLGVLDASECPPTFNTDPSEVLGLIAGGPSAMVAAVEGAEDSTKFAIEDLTAIGLTDLDTVVGISASGRTPYAVGAVEHARALGALTIGLSCNADSALAAAAEHGIEIVVGPELLTGSTRLKAGTAQKLVLNMLSTLTMIRLGKTYGNLMVDVRASNEKLRARSRRIVALATGASDQEIETALRSTDGEVKNAILTILGQVDAPTAARLLDAADGHLRVALQAAEDH; encoded by the coding sequence ATGACCTCCACCGCCGACCACGCCCATCTGCGCGCCCAGTTGGACACCCTCACCACCGAGGCGTTCCGGCCCGAGCTCGCCGAGATCGACCGCCGCTCCACCCTGGAGATCGCCCGGACGATGAACGACGAGGACGCCACGGTCCCCGCCGCCGTCGCCCGGCGGCTCCCGGAGATCGCCGCCGCCATCGACGCCACCGCCGCACGAATGGCCCGCGGCGGCCGGCTGATCTACGCCGGCGCCGGCACGGCCGGCCGCCTCGGGGTGCTGGACGCCAGCGAGTGTCCGCCGACCTTCAACACCGACCCGTCCGAGGTGCTCGGGCTGATCGCGGGCGGCCCGTCCGCGATGGTCGCCGCCGTCGAGGGCGCCGAGGACAGCACGAAGTTCGCGATCGAGGATCTGACCGCGATCGGCCTGACGGACCTGGACACCGTCGTCGGCATCTCGGCGTCCGGCCGTACGCCCTATGCGGTCGGGGCCGTCGAGCATGCCCGCGCCCTGGGCGCGCTGACCATCGGCCTGTCCTGCAACGCCGATTCGGCGCTGGCCGCGGCCGCCGAGCACGGCATCGAGATCGTGGTCGGCCCCGAGCTGCTGACCGGCTCCACACGGCTCAAGGCAGGCACCGCCCAGAAGCTGGTGCTCAATATGCTCTCGACCCTCACCATGATCCGGCTGGGCAAGACCTACGGGAATCTGATGGTCGACGTCCGCGCCTCCAACGAGAAGCTGCGGGCCCGCTCTCGCCGTATCGTCGCGCTCGCCACCGGCGCTTCCGACCAGGAGATCGAGACGGCGCTCCGCAGCACGGACGGCGAGGTGAAGAACGCCATCCTCACCATCCTCGGCCAAGTCGACGCCCCCACCGCCGCCCGCCTCCTCGACGCCGCCGACGGCCATCTCCGCGTGGCCCTCCAGGCGGCCGAGGACCACTGA
- a CDS encoding PTS transporter subunit EIIC produces MPEDKNCATAAAILPLVGGAGNLISIAHCMTRLRLGIQDRSLVQDEALKALPAVMGVVEDDTYQIVLGPGTVARVTPEFERLVAESRAMAPTTEPEPTGPPLTSETTTPESAPAPTPPATTQPPPTSPATPTAEELAAHGAALKARQKSRNATPVKLFLRRIANIFVPLIPALIGCGIIAGINGLLTNLGWLPSVVPALAAMASGFMSLIAVFVGYNTAKEFGGTPILGGAVAAVIVFPGVTHITAFGQHLSPGQGGVLGALAAALLAVQVEKWCRKAVPEALDVLLTPTLTVLVTGLVTLFGLMFVAGEAATAIGTGANWLLAHGGAFAGLILGGLFLPLVMLGLHQALIPLHTTLIEQQGYTVLLPILAMAGAGQVGAAIAVYLRLPRNRSIRRTIKSALPAGFLGVGEPLIYGVSLPLGRPFITACLGGACGGAFVGFFNQLGDAVGSTAIGPSGWALFPLVKGNHTLATTLTVYALGLAVGYLTGFLATYFFGLSKQLRAELNADPDSAPTPTAAEPAPTTAGSATAPGTPAGLGAP; encoded by the coding sequence ATGCCCGAAGACAAGAATTGCGCCACCGCTGCCGCGATCCTCCCTCTCGTCGGCGGCGCCGGAAACCTCATCTCCATCGCCCACTGCATGACCCGGCTCCGCCTCGGCATCCAGGACCGCTCCCTGGTCCAGGACGAGGCCCTCAAGGCACTGCCTGCGGTCATGGGCGTGGTCGAGGACGACACGTACCAGATCGTGCTGGGCCCCGGGACGGTCGCCCGGGTCACCCCCGAATTCGAGCGCCTGGTGGCCGAGTCACGCGCCATGGCACCCACCACTGAGCCGGAACCCACCGGCCCGCCCCTCACCTCGGAGACCACCACACCGGAATCCGCACCGGCCCCCACGCCACCCGCCACCACCCAGCCACCGCCCACCTCACCCGCCACCCCCACCGCCGAGGAGCTGGCCGCCCACGGCGCCGCCCTCAAGGCGCGGCAGAAGTCCCGGAACGCCACCCCGGTGAAGCTGTTCCTCCGCCGGATCGCCAATATCTTCGTCCCGCTGATCCCGGCCCTGATCGGCTGCGGCATCATCGCCGGGATCAACGGCCTGCTGACCAACCTCGGATGGCTGCCCTCGGTCGTCCCCGCCCTGGCCGCCATGGCCTCCGGCTTCATGTCCCTCATCGCCGTCTTCGTCGGCTACAACACCGCCAAGGAATTCGGCGGCACCCCGATTCTCGGCGGCGCGGTCGCCGCCGTCATCGTCTTCCCCGGCGTCACCCACATCACCGCCTTCGGCCAGCACCTCTCTCCCGGTCAGGGCGGGGTGCTCGGCGCACTGGCCGCGGCGCTGCTCGCCGTCCAGGTGGAGAAGTGGTGCCGCAAAGCAGTCCCCGAGGCGCTGGACGTCCTGCTCACGCCCACCCTTACGGTCCTGGTCACGGGCCTGGTCACCCTCTTCGGTCTGATGTTCGTCGCGGGCGAGGCCGCCACCGCCATCGGCACGGGCGCCAACTGGCTGCTGGCCCACGGCGGCGCATTCGCCGGCCTCATCCTGGGTGGCCTCTTCCTCCCCCTCGTCATGCTGGGCCTCCACCAGGCGCTCATCCCTCTGCACACCACCCTCATCGAGCAGCAGGGCTACACGGTCCTGCTCCCGATCCTCGCCATGGCCGGAGCGGGCCAGGTCGGCGCCGCGATCGCCGTCTACCTCCGCCTCCCCCGCAACCGCTCGATCCGCAGAACCATCAAGTCCGCCCTCCCCGCAGGCTTCTTGGGCGTCGGCGAGCCCCTGATCTACGGCGTCTCGCTCCCCCTGGGCCGCCCCTTCATCACCGCCTGCCTGGGCGGCGCATGCGGCGGCGCCTTCGTCGGCTTCTTCAACCAACTCGGCGACGCCGTCGGCTCCACCGCCATCGGCCCCTCCGGCTGGGCCTTGTTCCCCCTGGTCAAGGGCAACCACACCCTGGCCACCACGCTCACCGTCTACGCCCTGGGCCTGGCCGTCGGCTACCTCACCGGCTTCCTCGCCACCTACTTCTTCGGCCTCAGCAAGCAGCTGCGGGCGGAGCTGAACGCAGACCCTGACAGCGCCCCCACCCCCACAGCCGCAGAGCCCGCCCCGACAACGGCGGGAAGCGCCACCGCACCCGGAACACCGGCCGGCCTGGGAGCCCCCTGA